One Antiquaquibacter oligotrophicus genomic region harbors:
- a CDS encoding HPr family phosphocarrier protein, producing the protein MIERTVAVASAVGLHARPASLFCKAAAQAGVPVTISSASGSSVNASSILGVLSLGVNHGDVVTLSAEGDGAEQALDKLVDLLSVELDAR; encoded by the coding sequence ATGATCGAGAGAACAGTAGCGGTGGCTTCCGCCGTTGGCCTGCACGCACGCCCTGCCTCGCTCTTCTGCAAGGCGGCCGCCCAAGCGGGTGTACCCGTCACTATCAGCTCGGCGAGTGGGTCGAGTGTGAACGCCTCGAGCATCCTGGGTGTTCTGTCGCTCGGTGTGAACCACGGGGATGTTGTGACTCTCAGTGCTGAGGGCGACGGCGCCGAGCAGGCGCTCGACAAACTGGTCGATCTCCTCTCCGTCGAACTTGATGCCCGCTGA